The Caldilineales bacterium genome includes a window with the following:
- a CDS encoding acyl-CoA dehydrogenase, which produces MILLDPTSYAWPTLDPASRQLMLDTIAFFEAKGKARLKHDDRERVWYADFLDFVRERQAFAQLLTPKGYGAPDSRWDTWRNCAFNEILGFYGLHYWYTWQVSMLGLGPIWMSENEAIKQRTAGLLQQGGIFAFGLSEKEHGADIYASDMTLTPQPGGGYVANGRKYYIGNANQAAIVSTFGKIAAADASGPAPYVFFAVDSGHPTFELIRNVINVQSYVAEFALHDYPLSEADLLSIGPKAWDDALNTVNICKYNLGWASIGICTHAFYEAINHAANRRLYGMAVTDFAHVRQMFVDAYARLTAMKLFAMRASDYMRSAADDDRRYLLYNPMVKMKVTSQGERVIDLLWDVIAAKGFEKSTYFEMATRDIRALPKLEGTVHVNIALIVKFMANYFFFPAAYPPVPPRTEAADDAYLFHQAPARGLGKIRFHDYNLAYAAVDLPNVALFRQQIDTFKRLLATATPTEAQQKDIDFLLAVGELFALVVYGQLILEAAPIHAVEDDLIDQIFDFLVRDFSAHALQLYSKPSATPAQMALCLEMIRRPVVDAARYGRVWEAVHALNGLYEMKP; this is translated from the coding sequence ATGATCCTCCTCGACCCCACCTCCTACGCCTGGCCCACCCTCGACCCTGCCTCGCGCCAGCTCATGCTCGACACCATCGCCTTCTTCGAGGCCAAAGGCAAGGCCCGGCTGAAGCATGACGACCGCGAGCGCGTCTGGTATGCCGATTTCCTGGACTTCGTCAGAGAGCGGCAGGCTTTCGCCCAACTCCTGACGCCAAAGGGCTATGGCGCCCCCGACAGCCGCTGGGACACCTGGCGCAACTGCGCCTTCAACGAAATCCTGGGCTTTTACGGCCTGCACTATTGGTACACCTGGCAGGTCTCGATGCTGGGGCTGGGGCCGATCTGGATGAGCGAGAACGAGGCCATCAAACAGCGCACGGCCGGGCTGTTGCAGCAGGGCGGCATCTTCGCCTTCGGCCTCTCCGAGAAAGAGCACGGGGCCGACATCTATGCCAGCGATATGACCCTGACCCCACAGCCGGGCGGCGGCTATGTGGCCAACGGCCGCAAGTACTACATCGGCAATGCCAACCAGGCCGCCATCGTCTCCACCTTTGGCAAGATCGCTGCCGCCGACGCCTCGGGGCCTGCACCCTATGTCTTCTTCGCCGTCGATTCGGGGCATCCCACCTTCGAGTTGATCCGGAATGTGATCAATGTGCAGTCGTATGTGGCCGAGTTCGCCCTTCACGACTACCCGCTGAGCGAGGCCGACCTCCTCTCCATCGGCCCCAAAGCCTGGGACGACGCCCTCAACACCGTCAACATCTGCAAATACAACCTGGGCTGGGCCTCGATCGGCATCTGCACCCACGCCTTCTACGAGGCCATCAACCATGCCGCCAACCGCCGGCTGTACGGCATGGCCGTCACCGACTTCGCTCACGTGCGGCAAATGTTCGTCGATGCCTACGCCCGGCTGACGGCGATGAAACTGTTCGCCATGCGCGCCTCTGATTACATGCGTTCGGCCGCGGACGACGACCGCCGCTATCTGCTCTATAACCCGATGGTGAAGATGAAGGTCACATCGCAGGGCGAACGTGTGATCGACCTGCTGTGGGATGTGATCGCCGCCAAAGGCTTCGAGAAGAGCACCTACTTCGAGATGGCGACGCGCGACATCCGCGCCCTGCCCAAGCTGGAAGGCACGGTGCATGTCAACATCGCCCTGATCGTCAAATTCATGGCCAACTACTTCTTCTTCCCCGCCGCTTACCCGCCCGTCCCGCCCCGCACCGAAGCTGCGGACGACGCCTATCTCTTCCACCAGGCCCCCGCCCGCGGCCTGGGCAAGATTCGCTTCCACGACTACAACCTGGCCTACGCCGCCGTCGATCTGCCCAATGTGGCCCTTTTCCGCCAGCAGATCGATACCTTCAAGCGCCTGCTGGCCACGGCCACGCCCACCGAGGCGCAGCAGAAGGACATCGACTTCCTGCTGGCGGTGGGCGAGTTATTTGCGCTGGTGGTCTACGGCCAATTGATCCTGGAGGCCGCCCCCATTCATGCCGTCGAGGATGACCTCATCGACCAGATTTTCGACTTCCTCGTGCGGGATTTCTCGGCCCACGCCCTCCAACTCTACTCCAAGCCCTCGGCCACGCCCGCCCAGATGGCCCTCTGCCTGGAGATGATCCGCCGCCCGGTCGTAGACGCCGCCCGCTATGGCCGCGTCTGGGAGGCTGTGCACGCCCTGAATGGGTTGTATGAGATGAAGCCGTGA